The Gemmata palustris genome includes a region encoding these proteins:
- a CDS encoding Gfo/Idh/MocA family protein: MDRRHFLRTSSAAALAAPAGGYFVAGAESKPIRVGLIGTGWYGKCSLFRLLQVAPVEVVALCDVDKKMLAGAADLITARAKAPKKPRLHTDYRELLKEKDCDVVMVETPDHWHALPAIAALEAGADVWVQKPVSVDVLEGKAMLDAARKHKKVVQVVTQRRSTPHLADAKEKVIKEGKLGTVGHVEICCYYHMRSGDKPPVTKVPEFFDYEMWTGPAPLREYDAPFYKDLDANLPHRRWWRAFTEYGNGIVGDMCIHMLDMVRWMLDLGWPTRVSSTGGILVQKNAKSNISDTQSATFEFPALTVTWQHRTWGSTPDPEYPWAAFIYGDKGTLKASVNKYEFFPQGSNRPTVTGTALFEEDKFPEDKTEKDLERHVASALRRHWQDFLKARESRGKPVADIEQGHISSASCILANLSQQLGRSITWNPEKHVCVGDDEATKLLKRPYRAPWKHPADAV; encoded by the coding sequence ATGGACCGTCGCCACTTTCTCCGGACCTCGTCCGCGGCCGCGCTCGCCGCCCCCGCCGGCGGGTACTTCGTCGCGGGCGCCGAATCGAAGCCGATCCGCGTCGGGTTGATCGGCACCGGCTGGTACGGCAAGTGTTCGCTGTTCCGCTTGCTCCAGGTCGCGCCCGTCGAGGTCGTCGCGCTGTGCGACGTGGACAAGAAGATGCTCGCCGGGGCCGCCGACCTCATCACCGCGCGGGCCAAGGCCCCGAAGAAGCCGCGGCTCCACACCGACTACCGGGAGCTGCTGAAGGAAAAGGACTGCGACGTGGTCATGGTCGAAACCCCGGACCACTGGCACGCGCTGCCGGCGATCGCGGCGCTGGAGGCCGGGGCCGACGTCTGGGTGCAGAAGCCGGTGAGCGTGGACGTGCTGGAGGGCAAGGCGATGCTCGACGCCGCCCGGAAGCACAAGAAGGTCGTGCAGGTGGTCACCCAGCGGCGCAGCACCCCGCACCTCGCGGACGCGAAGGAGAAGGTCATCAAGGAGGGGAAGCTCGGCACCGTCGGGCACGTCGAGATCTGCTGCTACTACCACATGCGGAGCGGGGACAAGCCGCCCGTCACGAAGGTGCCCGAGTTCTTCGACTACGAGATGTGGACCGGCCCGGCGCCGCTGCGCGAGTACGATGCGCCGTTCTACAAGGATCTCGACGCGAACCTGCCGCACCGCCGCTGGTGGCGCGCGTTCACGGAGTACGGCAACGGGATCGTCGGGGATATGTGCATCCACATGCTGGACATGGTCCGGTGGATGCTGGACCTCGGCTGGCCCACGCGGGTGAGCAGCACCGGCGGCATCCTGGTCCAGAAGAACGCGAAGTCGAACATCAGCGACACCCAGAGCGCGACGTTCGAGTTCCCGGCGCTCACCGTCACGTGGCAGCACCGCACTTGGGGCAGCACCCCGGACCCGGAATACCCGTGGGCCGCGTTCATTTACGGCGATAAGGGGACGCTCAAGGCGAGCGTGAACAAGTACGAGTTCTTCCCGCAAGGCTCGAACCGGCCGACCGTCACCGGCACGGCCCTCTTCGAGGAGGACAAGTTCCCCGAGGACAAGACCGAGAAAGATCTCGAGCGCCACGTCGCATCCGCGCTGCGGCGCCACTGGCAGGACTTCCTGAAGGCCCGGGAGAGCCGCGGAAAACCCGTCGCCGACATCGAGCAGGGGCACATCTCGTCGGCGAGCTGCATCCTGGCGAACCTGAGCCAGCAGCTCGGCCGGTCGATCACCTGGAACCCGGAGAAGCACGTCTGCGTCGGGGACGACGAGGCGACGAAGCTCCTGAAGCGCCCGTACCGCGCCCCGTGGAAGCACCCGGCCGACGCGGTGTGA
- a CDS encoding efflux RND transporter periplasmic adaptor subunit has product MPPLEAPTGPAPARRPPLPAPVRKSGRSARAVRLAGAALVVTAIGWGAPKLWPKHRVEDVLTATASVGDLDIVVSDKGELESAESVQVMCEVEGGGKITTILPEGTPVKKGDVVARFDTDVLQKGINEQEVKWEQAEGKVKAAISELEVQKNKAEGEIAKAELARTLADIDLEAYQATQGEYQAELDKRKGAFEMGKKELKETEDALAFTRSMAKKGFAQLEQVRVVELTLEGKRYTVLQQEADLAVFTKYTKKRKMTELEAKAKDTVRDLERTIKSQAAATEKAANEVSAARKTAELEKRQLGRLKEQLNKCEVKAPGSGIVIYFKRIWDESSRIRPGAQVFFQQPIFNLPDLGRMNVKMKVHESVVKKVRPGLQTTMKIDALPGHVLHGKVVSVATLAQGDDWRGSGVKEYETIVSIADLPTDSGLRPGMSAEVKILAKTIPGALTVPVQSVTEAGGRHVCYVVTGADIERREVTIGDGSDQLVQVLEGLSAGERVALDARSRASGEAGTGPAPPPDAAKDNKDSSAKPK; this is encoded by the coding sequence ATGCCGCCCCTCGAAGCTCCGACCGGCCCGGCCCCGGCGCGCCGGCCCCCGCTCCCCGCGCCGGTCCGTAAGTCCGGCCGGTCCGCGCGCGCCGTGCGCCTCGCGGGCGCGGCCCTCGTGGTCACCGCGATCGGCTGGGGGGCTCCCAAGCTCTGGCCCAAGCACCGCGTCGAAGACGTGCTCACCGCCACCGCGTCCGTCGGCGACCTCGACATCGTGGTGTCGGACAAGGGCGAACTCGAGAGCGCCGAGTCGGTCCAGGTGATGTGCGAGGTCGAGGGCGGCGGCAAAATCACCACCATTCTGCCCGAGGGCACGCCCGTCAAAAAGGGCGACGTGGTCGCCCGGTTCGACACCGACGTGCTCCAAAAGGGCATCAACGAGCAAGAGGTGAAGTGGGAGCAGGCCGAGGGGAAGGTGAAGGCCGCGATCAGCGAGCTCGAGGTCCAGAAGAACAAGGCCGAGGGCGAGATCGCGAAGGCGGAACTGGCCCGCACGCTCGCGGACATTGACCTCGAAGCGTACCAGGCGACCCAGGGCGAGTACCAGGCCGAACTGGACAAGCGGAAGGGCGCGTTTGAGATGGGCAAGAAGGAACTGAAGGAGACCGAGGACGCCCTGGCGTTCACGCGCTCGATGGCCAAGAAGGGGTTCGCGCAACTGGAACAGGTCCGGGTGGTGGAGCTGACGCTCGAGGGCAAGAGGTACACCGTGCTGCAGCAGGAGGCCGACCTCGCGGTGTTCACCAAGTACACCAAGAAGCGGAAGATGACCGAACTGGAAGCCAAGGCCAAGGACACCGTCCGCGACCTGGAACGGACGATCAAGAGCCAGGCCGCGGCCACCGAAAAGGCCGCCAACGAGGTGAGCGCCGCCCGCAAGACCGCCGAACTGGAGAAGCGCCAGCTCGGGCGCCTCAAGGAGCAGCTCAACAAGTGCGAGGTGAAAGCCCCCGGGAGCGGTATCGTCATCTACTTCAAACGCATTTGGGACGAGTCGTCCCGCATCCGCCCCGGCGCGCAGGTGTTCTTCCAGCAGCCGATCTTCAACCTCCCGGACCTGGGGCGGATGAACGTGAAGATGAAGGTCCACGAGTCGGTGGTGAAGAAGGTCCGCCCCGGGTTGCAAACGACGATGAAGATCGACGCGCTGCCGGGCCACGTGCTGCACGGCAAGGTCGTGTCGGTCGCCACGCTCGCGCAGGGCGACGACTGGCGCGGGTCCGGGGTCAAGGAGTACGAGACGATCGTCTCCATCGCGGACCTGCCGACGGACTCCGGGCTGCGCCCGGGCATGTCGGCCGAGGTCAAGATCCTGGCCAAAACGATACCGGGCGCGCTGACCGTCCCGGTCCAGTCGGTGACCGAGGCCGGCGGCCGGCACGTCTGCTACGTGGTCACCGGCGCCGACATTGAGCGGCGCGAGGTCACCATCGGCGACGGGAGCGACCAACTCGTCCAGGTGCTCGAAGGGCTGAGCGCCGGCGAGCGCGTCGCCCTTGATGCCCGCAGCCGGGCGTCCGGCGAAGCGGGCACCGGCCCGGCCCCTCCGCCGGACGCCGCAAAGGACAACAAGGACAGTAGCGCGAAGCCGAAGTGA
- a CDS encoding TIGR02996 domain-containing protein, whose product MSTPDRHPDETAFLTAIAAAPDDTTARLVFADWLEERSDPRAPWVRDADIWEWMKPDARDPVPGIMKTLTVIPRGVRYTIEREEIDWKRRGSAEAALFEMGTSAVDAVRTWIREHPDQVPGNEAQGFMRFFEPEKLQSVSALQAKLKEQSWVDVWLAVVDLGFHKAAAAPSITALTEIEGWERWPELNDSIDSVERPVENAVCHTLGQIGPAALEAVPWLASNMWLYPESAAEALIQLRADPDLIVEHINTDESYEVEAGIRSILELTDDPVAFLIRNAQRHTGRVAYMSLSLLAEMGPKASAALPALQDFVDNRTEWDADYVRDAANRAIQAINSKN is encoded by the coding sequence ATGAGCACCCCCGACCGGCACCCCGATGAAACGGCGTTCCTCACGGCCATCGCCGCCGCGCCGGACGACACGACAGCGCGTCTGGTGTTCGCCGACTGGCTGGAAGAGCGGAGCGACCCGCGTGCGCCGTGGGTGCGGGACGCCGACATCTGGGAATGGATGAAGCCCGATGCCCGCGACCCGGTGCCGGGGATTATGAAAACGCTGACGGTGATTCCTCGCGGTGTCCGCTACACCATTGAACGTGAGGAGATCGACTGGAAGCGCCGTGGTTCTGCGGAAGCCGCACTTTTTGAGATGGGGACTTCGGCCGTAGACGCGGTTCGCACGTGGATTCGGGAGCACCCGGATCAAGTGCCGGGCAACGAAGCCCAGGGATTCATGCGTTTCTTTGAGCCGGAGAAATTGCAATCTGTGTCGGCGCTTCAGGCGAAATTGAAGGAGCAAAGTTGGGTAGACGTGTGGCTGGCGGTCGTTGACCTGGGCTTTCACAAAGCCGCCGCGGCGCCCTCCATCACGGCACTCACCGAGATCGAGGGGTGGGAACGATGGCCCGAGTTGAACGATTCGATAGATAGCGTTGAACGGCCCGTGGAGAACGCGGTTTGCCACACCCTCGGACAGATCGGCCCGGCTGCATTGGAGGCGGTGCCGTGGTTGGCCTCAAACATGTGGCTTTACCCGGAATCTGCGGCCGAAGCTTTGATCCAACTGCGTGCCGACCCCGACCTGATCGTCGAGCACATCAACACCGATGAAAGCTACGAAGTAGAGGCGGGTATTCGGAGTATCCTCGAACTGACCGATGATCCGGTGGCGTTTCTCATCCGCAACGCCCAACGGCACACGGGTCGTGTCGCCTACATGTCACTCTCGTTACTCGCCGAGATGGGGCCGAAAGCATCCGCCGCCCTGCCCGCGCTCCAGGATTTCGTCGACAACCGAACCGAATGGGATGCGGACTACGTCCGCGACGCCGCGAACCGGGCGATTCAGGCGATCAACTCAAAGAACTGA
- a CDS encoding DUF1559 family PulG-like putative transporter encodes MIFRAARPRAYTLVELLVTIAIITILIALLLPGVQKVRQAASLLRCQNNLKQLALGVHQFHARNEKMPPYWGSYPTPTTLSVKGSWFAHILPDVEQGALAERIDANIRATGNNWNGYTIPATGTWVTSTPGYWSPPRTYVIDNPGVYTYVQVRGFNGHVHWEWQWVGRTGHYEPANAVWVPGTGGRWEPPGSGPRTVTQTGGIYGAGISETRFSVLRCWNDASIGSDPDAGDGRVYAAQPTKWGSTNYLANWNALGGDSRLGYQSPPRALSALSDGAACTVLFAEGYSWCDARGRVALNSWEDHGFGLTWGLNNDQVDLGDGAKRYNYPNGMPNTFSFQIRPKPLAAKDCPIGENCCNNWTAQTGHDVMPVAFADGSVHLLQPGIDTGVWSRLLLPTDGQPVGAGW; translated from the coding sequence ATGATCTTTCGCGCTGCAAGGCCGCGCGCCTACACTTTGGTCGAACTGTTGGTGACGATCGCCATTATCACGATTCTCATCGCCCTGCTGCTCCCCGGGGTCCAGAAAGTACGCCAGGCAGCGAGCCTGCTCCGGTGTCAGAACAACTTGAAGCAGCTCGCGTTGGGGGTCCACCAGTTCCACGCGCGCAACGAGAAGATGCCGCCGTACTGGGGCAGCTATCCGACTCCCACTACGCTCTCCGTCAAAGGGAGCTGGTTCGCCCACATCCTCCCGGACGTGGAGCAGGGCGCACTCGCCGAGCGCATCGATGCCAACATCCGGGCAACGGGGAACAACTGGAACGGGTACACGATTCCCGCGACGGGGACGTGGGTCACCAGCACCCCGGGCTACTGGTCGCCGCCGCGGACGTACGTGATTGACAACCCCGGTGTTTACACCTACGTGCAGGTGAGGGGGTTCAACGGTCACGTGCATTGGGAGTGGCAATGGGTCGGGCGCACCGGGCACTACGAACCCGCGAACGCCGTCTGGGTGCCGGGTACGGGCGGGCGCTGGGAGCCGCCGGGGTCCGGGCCGAGAACCGTCACCCAGACCGGCGGGATCTACGGAGCCGGCATCTCCGAAACGCGGTTCTCGGTTCTGCGCTGTTGGAACGATGCGAGCATCGGTTCGGACCCGGACGCGGGTGACGGCCGGGTGTACGCCGCCCAGCCCACCAAGTGGGGGAGCACAAATTATTTGGCGAACTGGAACGCCCTGGGCGGCGACTCGCGATTGGGGTACCAGTCACCGCCCCGCGCGCTTTCGGCTCTCAGCGACGGGGCGGCGTGTACGGTCCTGTTCGCCGAGGGGTACTCCTGGTGCGACGCCCGCGGGCGAGTCGCGCTGAACTCTTGGGAAGATCACGGGTTCGGGCTGACGTGGGGACTGAATAACGACCAGGTCGATCTCGGGGACGGGGCGAAGAGGTACAACTACCCGAACGGAATGCCGAACACGTTCTCGTTCCAGATCCGGCCCAAACCGCTGGCCGCGAAGGACTGCCCGATCGGGGAGAACTGCTGTAACAATTGGACGGCCCAGACCGGGCACGACGTGATGCCGGTAGCCTTCGCCGACGGATCGGTCCACTTGCTCCAACCGGGGATCGATACGGGCGTCTGGTCCCGCCTCTTGCTCCCGACGGATGGGCAACCGGTCGGTGCGGGCTGGTAA